One Herbaspirillum rubrisubalbicans genomic window carries:
- a CDS encoding PadR family transcriptional regulator — protein sequence MFKHLFSHHGQPGHGPKHQRHERTHHGGGMFEQDEARGPRGHHGPRGREGGGRGARMFEQGALRIVMLHLLQEKPRHGYDMIKAIEQLVGGGYSPSPGVIYPTLTLLEEMGHASVQGEDGGKKLYTISPEGKTHLEEKDNAELLQQVLRKFELRRQERPDADAPELQRAVQNFRLALHTRLAKGKLEKEELHAIIDIIDRAAVAVERV from the coding sequence ATGTTCAAGCATTTATTCAGCCACCATGGCCAGCCCGGCCATGGTCCCAAGCACCAGCGTCATGAGCGCACCCATCATGGCGGCGGCATGTTCGAGCAAGATGAAGCGCGTGGTCCGCGCGGCCACCACGGCCCGCGTGGCCGCGAAGGAGGCGGACGCGGTGCGCGCATGTTCGAGCAGGGCGCGCTGCGCATCGTGATGCTGCACCTGTTGCAGGAAAAGCCGCGCCACGGTTACGACATGATCAAGGCCATCGAGCAACTGGTCGGTGGCGGCTACAGCCCCAGCCCCGGCGTGATCTACCCGACCCTGACCCTGCTGGAAGAAATGGGCCATGCCTCGGTGCAGGGCGAAGATGGCGGCAAGAAGCTCTACACCATCAGCCCCGAAGGCAAGACCCACCTGGAAGAAAAGGATAACGCCGAGCTGCTGCAGCAGGTGCTGCGCAAGTTCGAACTGCGGCGTCAGGAACGTCCCGACGCCGATGCGCCAGAGCTGCAGCGTGCTGTGCAGAACTTCCGCCTGGCCCTGCATACCCGGCTGGCCAAGGGCAAGTTGGAAAAGGAAGAGCTGCACGCCATCATCGACATCATCGACCGCGCTGCCGTGGCGGTAGAACGCGTCTGA
- a CDS encoding DUF3861 domain-containing protein, with protein sequence MREHRYRITLEHLATASEGQVLHEPLRFEAGNHDDIFSIVSRLRGRGQFDDDTSAQLALGIKLFGEVMLKNRKHPLFAEIQPAFREFIMKLKSQGKAAAGADAAPAPATE encoded by the coding sequence ATGAGAGAACATCGCTACCGCATCACCCTGGAACACCTGGCTACCGCCTCGGAGGGACAGGTCTTGCACGAGCCCCTGCGTTTCGAGGCAGGCAATCATGACGATATCTTCAGTATCGTCTCCCGCCTGCGTGGTCGCGGGCAGTTCGACGACGATACCAGTGCGCAACTGGCGCTGGGCATCAAGCTGTTCGGCGAGGTGATGCTCAAGAACCGCAAGCATCCGCTGTTCGCTGAGATTCAGCCGGCGTTTCGCGAGTTCATCATGAAGCTCAAGTCGCAGGGGAAGGCCGCTGCGGGAGCAGATGCGGCTCCCGCTCCCGCCACCGAATGA
- the ypfJ gene encoding KPN_02809 family neutral zinc metallopeptidase, with the protein MKWEGNRESDNVEDRRGEEGGGGGGFGFGGRSIGLGTVAVALVASYFLGINPLTMLNLLSGGGAPAPVQQAPAHKPSPNDQMAHFVSTVLADTEDTWGQIFANNGKQYVRPKLVLFSGSTPTACGTGQTATGPFYCPGDQKVYIDLSFYELMKQRFKVSGNFAQAYVIAHEVGHHVQHLMGISDKVDAARRNATEKQANAMSVRLELQADCFAGVWAYHANQARHILEEGDIEDALHAASAIGDDALQRQARGVVVPDSFTHGSSAQRVAWFKRGIAAGKVSACNTFATKEL; encoded by the coding sequence ATGAAATGGGAAGGCAATCGCGAAAGCGACAACGTGGAAGACCGCCGCGGTGAAGAGGGCGGCGGAGGTGGCGGCTTTGGCTTCGGTGGTCGTTCCATCGGCCTGGGCACGGTGGCCGTGGCGCTGGTAGCTTCCTACTTCCTGGGCATCAATCCGCTGACCATGCTCAATCTGCTCTCCGGCGGTGGCGCGCCGGCCCCCGTGCAGCAGGCGCCCGCGCACAAACCCTCGCCCAACGACCAGATGGCGCACTTCGTCTCCACCGTGCTGGCCGATACCGAAGACACCTGGGGCCAGATCTTCGCCAACAATGGCAAGCAATACGTGCGCCCCAAGCTGGTACTGTTCTCCGGCAGCACGCCCACCGCCTGCGGCACCGGCCAGACCGCCACCGGCCCCTTCTATTGCCCGGGCGACCAGAAGGTCTACATCGATCTGTCGTTCTATGAATTGATGAAGCAGCGCTTCAAGGTCTCCGGCAATTTCGCCCAGGCCTATGTGATCGCCCATGAAGTGGGGCACCACGTACAGCACCTGATGGGCATTTCCGACAAGGTCGATGCGGCCCGCCGCAACGCCACCGAGAAGCAGGCCAATGCCATGTCGGTGCGGCTGGAGTTGCAGGCCGACTGCTTTGCGGGTGTGTGGGCCTATCACGCCAACCAGGCGCGCCACATCCTGGAAGAAGGCGACATCGAAGACGCCCTGCACGCTGCCTCGGCCATCGGCGACGACGCCCTGCAACGCCAGGCACGCGGCGTGGTGGTCCCCGATTCCTTCACCCACGGCAGCTCGGCCCAACGCGTGGCGTGGTTCAAACGCGGCATTGCCGCAGGCAAGGTCAGTGCCTGCAATACCTTCGCCACCAAGGAACTCTGA
- a CDS encoding antibiotic biosynthesis monooxygenase family protein: protein MILELADIRIQPGKQAEFDEAIQRGLAQTISKARGYLGHKVQKGIESPERYLLMVYWATLENHTVDFRESPAFTEWRGIVGPFFAGAPQVEHFALLTESA, encoded by the coding sequence ATGATCCTGGAACTGGCGGATATCCGCATCCAACCCGGCAAGCAAGCTGAATTCGACGAAGCCATCCAGCGTGGCCTGGCGCAGACCATCAGCAAGGCCCGTGGCTATCTCGGCCACAAGGTGCAAAAAGGCATCGAGTCGCCCGAGCGTTACCTGCTCATGGTGTACTGGGCCACCCTGGAAAACCATACCGTGGATTTCCGTGAATCGCCCGCCTTCACCGAATGGCGCGGCATCGTCGGCCCGTTCTTCGCTGGCGCCCCACAGGTCGAACATTTTGCCCTACTGACCGAATCGGCCTGA
- a CDS encoding acyl-CoA dehydrogenase translates to MIIWLIVLIASTLALMLLRASAWVWLAAEVVLLWLGARLAGIELPVLVLLALLSLTPTLLVAIKSVRQSLMTRPALDLFRKIMPGMSATERDAIEAGTVWWDAELFSGKPDWRRLFELPAPRLTPEEQAFLDNEVEQLCAMVSDWETSVKTQDLPPEAWQFIKDKGFLGMIIPRQYGGKQFSAYMHSQVVMKLGSRSSTAAIAVMVPNSLGPAELLLHYGTEAQKRHYLPRLAQGLEIPCFALTSPYAGSDAAAIPDIGIVCKGEHEGCETLGFRVTWRKRYITLAPMATVLGLAFRVRDPDGLLGGSAEPGITCALIPTDHPGVVTGRRHWPLNAVFQNGPTEGKDVFIPMEWVIGGAQQVGRGWRMLMECLAAGRAISLPSSSVGFSKMAVRGTSAYTATRRQFRIEIGKFEGVQEALARMGGHLYMMDATRRLSALAVDAGEKPSVISAISKYHVTERGRIVVNDGMDIIGGKGICMGPGNFLARAYQQVPIAITVEGANILTRCLIIFGQGAIRCHPYVLKELAAAADEDRQRALQEFDRLLFAHLSFVAANAARSLVGGLSGGWLLPASRHAGRATQSYVRAVVHLSSAFALLTDVSMGVLGGTLKFRERISARLGDVLSQLYLVSAVLKRFEDEGRQEADLPYVDWSVQDALNRAQEAIIEVLHNFPNPFIAFLLRGLIFPLGRPYRKPSDVLGTCVAKAMQTPGESRNRLLADAYLPREGDPLACGEQAFVLTPVVQQLEHRLKQDIKDGKLPTMPQNLPELPAWSALALERSLISAQEREALDTFAHYAEQSVRVDDFAADFDRAEMLASQR, encoded by the coding sequence ATGATCATCTGGCTCATTGTTCTCATTGCAAGCACGCTGGCCCTGATGCTGCTGCGTGCTAGTGCCTGGGTCTGGCTGGCTGCCGAGGTGGTGCTGCTCTGGCTGGGCGCGCGCCTGGCCGGGATCGAATTGCCGGTGCTGGTGCTGCTGGCCCTGCTGTCGTTGACGCCGACCTTGCTGGTGGCCATCAAGTCGGTGCGCCAGTCGCTGATGACGCGCCCGGCTCTGGATCTGTTTCGCAAGATCATGCCCGGCATGTCGGCCACCGAGCGTGATGCCATCGAGGCCGGGACGGTCTGGTGGGATGCCGAGTTGTTCTCGGGCAAGCCCGACTGGCGGCGCCTGTTCGAGTTGCCTGCGCCGCGCCTGACGCCGGAGGAACAGGCTTTCCTGGACAATGAAGTGGAGCAGCTCTGCGCCATGGTCAGTGACTGGGAGACCAGCGTGAAGACGCAAGACCTGCCGCCCGAGGCCTGGCAATTCATCAAGGACAAGGGTTTCCTGGGCATGATCATTCCACGCCAGTACGGCGGCAAGCAGTTCTCGGCCTATATGCATTCGCAGGTGGTGATGAAGCTGGGCTCGCGCAGTTCGACCGCGGCCATTGCGGTGATGGTGCCCAATTCGCTGGGCCCGGCCGAACTGCTGTTGCACTATGGGACCGAGGCCCAGAAGCGCCACTACCTGCCGCGCCTGGCGCAGGGCCTGGAAATTCCCTGCTTTGCGCTCACCAGTCCCTATGCGGGTTCGGATGCGGCAGCCATTCCCGACATCGGCATCGTCTGCAAGGGCGAGCATGAGGGCTGCGAAACATTGGGCTTTCGCGTCACCTGGCGCAAGCGCTACATCACGCTGGCGCCGATGGCCACCGTGCTGGGTCTGGCCTTTCGCGTGCGCGACCCGGATGGCCTGCTGGGTGGTTCTGCCGAGCCGGGCATTACCTGCGCACTGATTCCCACCGATCATCCGGGCGTCGTCACCGGCCGTCGTCACTGGCCCTTGAATGCGGTATTCCAGAACGGCCCCACCGAGGGAAAGGACGTGTTCATCCCGATGGAGTGGGTGATCGGTGGTGCGCAGCAAGTGGGGCGCGGTTGGCGCATGTTGATGGAATGCCTGGCGGCGGGGCGGGCCATTTCGCTGCCGTCTTCCAGCGTCGGTTTTTCCAAGATGGCCGTGCGCGGCACCAGCGCCTATACTGCCACGCGGCGCCAGTTCAGGATCGAGATCGGCAAGTTCGAAGGGGTGCAGGAAGCATTGGCGCGCATGGGAGGACATCTCTACATGATGGACGCCACGCGACGCCTGTCGGCACTGGCGGTGGATGCGGGCGAGAAGCCCTCGGTGATCTCGGCCATTTCCAAATACCACGTCACCGAGCGCGGACGTATCGTGGTCAACGATGGCATGGACATCATCGGCGGCAAGGGCATCTGCATGGGGCCCGGCAATTTCCTGGCGCGGGCCTACCAGCAGGTGCCGATCGCCATCACCGTGGAGGGCGCCAATATCCTCACGCGCTGCCTGATCATCTTCGGGCAGGGCGCGATTCGCTGCCATCCCTATGTGTTGAAGGAACTGGCGGCTGCCGCCGATGAAGATCGTCAACGCGCCTTGCAGGAGTTCGACCGGCTGCTCTTTGCGCATCTCTCCTTCGTGGCCGCCAATGCGGCACGCAGCCTGGTGGGCGGCTTGAGCGGCGGCTGGCTGCTGCCAGCCAGCCGCCACGCCGGGCGTGCTACCCAGAGTTATGTCCGGGCGGTGGTGCACCTGTCATCGGCCTTTGCGCTGTTGACCGATGTCAGTATGGGTGTGCTGGGCGGCACGCTCAAGTTCCGTGAGCGCATTTCCGCGCGGCTGGGGGATGTGCTCTCGCAGCTCTATCTGGTGTCGGCGGTGTTGAAGCGTTTCGAGGATGAGGGCCGGCAGGAAGCTGACCTGCCCTATGTAGACTGGTCGGTGCAGGATGCGTTGAATCGCGCCCAGGAAGCCATCATCGAGGTCTTGCATAACTTCCCCAATCCCTTCATCGCGTTTCTGTTGCGGGGACTGATCTTCCCGCTGGGCCGACCCTATCGCAAGCCCTCCGATGTGCTGGGCACGTGCGTGGCCAAGGCCATGCAGACCCCTGGCGAGAGCCGCAATCGCCTGCTGGCCGATGCCTACCTGCCGCGCGAGGGCGACCCGCTGGCCTGCGGCGAGCAGGCCTTCGTTCTCACGCCTGTGGTACAGCAACTGGAGCATCGCCTGAAGCAGGACATCAAGGACGGCAAGCTGCCCACGATGCCGCAGAACCTCCCGGAATTGCCGGCCTGGAGTGCACTGGCGCTGGAACGCAGCCTGATCTCGGCGCAGGAGAGGGAGGCGCTGGATACCTTTGCCCACTATGCTGAGCAGAGCGTGCGGGTCGATGACTTCGCGGCCGATTTCGACCGTGCCGAGATGCTCGCATCCCAGCGTTGA
- a CDS encoding transporter: MHNPPDTPQALHLLYEPAGFICAFRFEEGRARQMNWNEVVDYHPVTPAFTWLHVKTADVKIQQWLEHHSDIAEYITEFLLSSDTHPGLHATPDGVYGTLTDMKMEIGDTGTEKGALHFYLDRTRLLTLRTQPLISTNMLRQKVLDGGDFDNPMDLFAELLRCLADGFNARLDKLNDKVDDIEFSVLSDRRAEDRAELSSIRRQLAELRRFIAPERRILAQFQRLRPSWVPREALEDLTHALDELNELHSTVEAVYERAKLLQEEIASQMSEQMNRNLMALSILTALLMPATLVSGIFGMNVAGLPGLHDEASFWIVMGVMGGLGVATVAFLKWMKIF; encoded by the coding sequence ATGCACAATCCGCCGGACACTCCGCAAGCCCTGCACCTGCTCTATGAGCCGGCCGGATTCATCTGTGCCTTCCGCTTCGAAGAGGGCCGCGCGCGCCAGATGAACTGGAACGAGGTGGTCGATTATCATCCGGTGACTCCCGCCTTCACCTGGCTGCACGTGAAGACTGCCGATGTGAAGATCCAGCAATGGCTGGAGCATCACAGCGACATAGCCGAATACATCACTGAATTTTTATTGAGCAGCGACACCCATCCCGGTCTGCACGCCACGCCCGACGGCGTCTACGGCACACTGACCGATATGAAGATGGAGATCGGCGACACCGGTACCGAGAAGGGTGCGCTGCACTTCTACCTGGACCGCACGCGTTTGTTGACGCTGCGCACCCAGCCGCTGATTTCCACCAACATGCTGCGCCAGAAAGTGCTTGATGGCGGTGACTTCGACAATCCCATGGATTTGTTCGCCGAGCTGCTGCGCTGCCTGGCCGATGGCTTCAATGCGCGCCTGGACAAGCTCAATGACAAGGTCGATGACATCGAATTCTCGGTGCTCTCCGACCGCCGCGCCGAAGATCGCGCCGAACTCTCCAGCATCCGTCGTCAACTGGCTGAACTGCGTCGCTTCATCGCGCCGGAACGCCGCATCCTGGCGCAGTTCCAGCGCCTGCGTCCGTCCTGGGTGCCGCGCGAGGCGCTGGAAGACCTGACCCATGCGCTGGATGAATTGAACGAACTGCATTCCACCGTGGAAGCGGTCTATGAACGTGCCAAGCTGTTGCAGGAAGAGATTGCCTCGCAGATGTCGGAGCAGATGAACCGCAACCTGATGGCGCTATCGATCCTGACCGCATTGCTGATGCCGGCCACGCTGGTGTCGGGGATCTTCGGTATGAACGTGGCGGGTCTGCCGGGCCTGCATGATGAGGCCTCGTTCTGGATCGTGATGGGCGTGATGGGGGGCCTCGGTGTGGCCACCGTGGCCTTCCTGAAGTGGATGAAGATCTTCTGA
- the sbcB gene encoding exodeoxyribonuclease I translates to MSNHTFLWHDYETFGAVPRRDRPAQFAAVRTDAELNEIGEAIMIYCKPAPDYLPDPISCLITGITPQHCLQHGLPEHEFAARIEQTLGEPGTIGVGYNTIRFDDEVTRFMFWRNLIDPYAREWANGCGRWDLLDVVRLTYALRPQGITWPKKEDGSVSFKLEDLSKANGLVHEAAHDALSDVRATIALARLIRQNNPRLFDFALALHKKDKAAAEIGLPVAKPFLHVSGMFPVANGCLALMWPLGMHPTNKNEVIAWDLGYDPSELAGLDAAAVRQRMFTKRDELPEGMTRLPIKSIHLNKSPMVVGNLKTLTTERAAELNIDVQAALRHADLAAALPDLAPLWRQVYQRDSEAAADVDEDLYGGFIGNGDRRQLTQLRALPPQALATASVAFDDMRLNEVLFRYRARNFPQTLSPDEAQHWEEHRAARLFEGAGGARTIAQLFEQIDQLQEESDDERTQDILGALYDYAEMIAPAHQ, encoded by the coding sequence ATGTCCAATCACACCTTCCTCTGGCACGACTACGAAACCTTTGGCGCCGTGCCGCGCCGCGACCGTCCCGCGCAGTTCGCTGCCGTGCGCACCGATGCCGAGCTCAACGAGATCGGCGAAGCCATCATGATCTATTGCAAGCCGGCCCCGGACTACCTGCCCGACCCGATATCCTGCCTGATCACCGGCATCACCCCGCAGCATTGCCTGCAACACGGCCTGCCCGAGCATGAGTTCGCCGCCCGCATCGAACAGACACTGGGCGAGCCCGGCACCATTGGCGTGGGCTATAACACCATCCGCTTCGACGATGAAGTCACGCGCTTCATGTTCTGGCGCAACCTGATCGACCCGTATGCCCGCGAATGGGCAAATGGCTGCGGCCGCTGGGATTTGCTGGACGTGGTGCGGCTGACCTACGCACTGCGCCCGCAGGGCATCACCTGGCCGAAGAAGGAAGACGGCAGCGTCAGCTTCAAGCTGGAAGACCTCTCCAAAGCCAATGGCCTGGTCCACGAAGCGGCCCACGATGCGCTCTCGGATGTGCGCGCCACCATTGCACTGGCGCGCCTGATCCGCCAGAACAACCCGCGCCTGTTCGACTTCGCCCTGGCCCTGCACAAGAAGGATAAGGCCGCCGCCGAGATCGGCCTGCCTGTGGCCAAGCCCTTCCTGCATGTCTCGGGCATGTTCCCGGTGGCCAATGGCTGCCTGGCGTTGATGTGGCCGCTGGGGATGCATCCGACCAACAAGAACGAAGTGATCGCCTGGGATCTCGGCTACGACCCCAGCGAACTGGCCGGCCTGGATGCGGCCGCGGTGCGCCAACGCATGTTCACCAAGCGTGATGAACTGCCCGAAGGCATGACCCGCCTGCCGATCAAGAGCATCCACCTCAACAAGTCACCGATGGTGGTGGGCAACCTCAAGACCCTCACTACCGAGCGCGCCGCCGAGCTCAATATCGACGTCCAAGCCGCCCTGCGTCACGCCGACCTGGCCGCCGCCCTGCCCGACCTGGCGCCGCTGTGGCGCCAGGTCTACCAGCGCGACAGTGAGGCGGCTGCAGACGTAGATGAAGATTTGTACGGCGGCTTCATCGGCAATGGCGACCGCCGCCAGTTGACGCAACTGCGCGCCCTGCCACCGCAGGCGCTGGCCACCGCCAGCGTGGCCTTCGACGACATGCGACTAAATGAAGTTTTGTTCCGCTATCGCGCACGCAACTTCCCCCAGACCTTGAGCCCCGACGAAGCCCAGCACTGGGAAGAACACCGCGCCGCCCGACTGTTCGAAGGGGCCGGCGGTGCGCGCACCATCGCGCAACTGTTCGAGCAGATCGACCAGTTACAGGAAGAGTCCGATGACGAACGCACCCAGGACATCCTGGGTGCGCTGTATGACTATGCGGAAATGATTGCGCCAGCCCATCAGTGA
- a CDS encoding DUF3828 domain-containing protein: protein MTTLPRFAFSPARHLRAGACALGMLLALSGCHNFSGDEQQQADVIGDFYRIHLKNAAPGLPSADELKQFQPLVSRALYALLTRAEAAEARYVSAAGGVAAPLIEGDLFTSLYEGATSFAVQSCDSENDRASCQVTFRYQKQGSDETWNDKILLVREERQWRIDDIEFIGNDQSSQREYLSDNLNDAIQQAE from the coding sequence ATGACCACACTGCCCCGCTTTGCCTTCTCCCCCGCACGCCATCTGCGCGCCGGCGCCTGTGCGCTGGGCATGTTGCTGGCTCTGTCCGGCTGCCACAATTTCAGCGGCGACGAACAGCAACAAGCCGACGTGATCGGCGACTTCTACCGCATCCATCTCAAGAACGCTGCCCCCGGCCTACCCTCGGCCGATGAACTCAAGCAGTTCCAGCCGCTGGTCAGCCGCGCGCTGTATGCCCTGCTGACCCGTGCCGAAGCCGCCGAAGCGCGCTACGTGAGCGCCGCGGGCGGCGTGGCCGCGCCCCTCATCGAAGGCGACCTGTTCACCTCACTCTATGAAGGCGCCACCTCCTTCGCCGTGCAATCCTGCGATAGCGAAAACGACCGCGCCTCCTGCCAGGTGACTTTCCGCTACCAGAAACAAGGCAGCGACGAAACCTGGAACGACAAGATCCTGCTGGTACGCGAAGAGCGCCAGTGGCGCATCGATGACATCGAATTCATTGGCAACGACCAGTCTTCCCAGCGCGAATACCTGAGCGACAACCTCAACGACGCCATCCAGCAGGCCGAGTAA
- a CDS encoding solute carrier family 23 protein → MSGSYFPQWRLRQSTNDGQGAVIAADERLPAPQTVAMGVQHVVAMFGSTVLAPLLMGFDPNLAILMSGVGTLLFFLMVGGRVPSYLGSSFSFIGLVIAVTGYAGSGPNANLGVALGGIIACGALYAVLGLIVSGVGTRWIESLMPPVVTGAVVAVIGLNLAPIAVKGVSGSSFDSWMALATILCVGFVAVFTRGMLQRLLILIGLLLAYALYAVLANGLGLGKPIDFAGVANAAWFGVPHFATPVFHAGAMALLAPVAIILVAENLGHIKAVSAMTGQNLDRYIGRAFIGDGLATMLSGSVGGTGVTTYAENIGVMAVTRIYSTLVFVVAAVIAILLGFSPKFGAVILTIPGAVLGGVSIVVFGLITVSGARIWVENKVDFSNNTNLIVAAVTLVLGAGDFTLKMGGFALGGIGTATFGAIILHALLKR, encoded by the coding sequence ATGTCGGGTTCGTATTTCCCCCAATGGCGGCTGCGCCAAAGCACCAACGACGGCCAGGGGGCCGTGATCGCCGCCGATGAGCGGCTGCCTGCGCCGCAGACGGTGGCCATGGGCGTGCAGCACGTGGTGGCCATGTTCGGTTCGACCGTGCTGGCGCCGCTGCTCATGGGTTTCGATCCCAACCTGGCGATCCTGATGTCGGGCGTGGGGACGCTGCTGTTCTTCCTGATGGTGGGTGGGCGCGTGCCGAGCTACCTGGGGTCGAGCTTTTCCTTCATCGGGTTGGTCATTGCCGTGACCGGTTACGCCGGTTCCGGCCCCAACGCCAACCTGGGTGTGGCGCTGGGCGGCATCATCGCTTGTGGTGCGCTCTATGCGGTGCTCGGCCTGATCGTCTCGGGCGTGGGCACGCGCTGGATCGAGTCGCTGATGCCGCCGGTGGTGACCGGTGCGGTGGTGGCGGTGATTGGCCTGAACCTGGCACCGATTGCCGTCAAGGGCGTGTCCGGCAGTAGCTTCGATAGCTGGATGGCGCTGGCCACCATTCTCTGCGTGGGCTTCGTGGCGGTGTTTACGCGCGGCATGTTGCAGCGTCTCTTGATCTTGATCGGGTTGCTGCTGGCCTATGCGCTCTATGCGGTGCTGGCCAATGGCCTGGGCCTGGGCAAGCCGATCGACTTTGCTGGCGTGGCCAATGCCGCCTGGTTCGGTGTGCCGCACTTTGCTACGCCGGTGTTCCACGCTGGGGCCATGGCCCTGCTGGCGCCGGTGGCCATCATCCTGGTGGCCGAGAACCTGGGCCACATCAAGGCCGTCTCGGCCATGACCGGTCAGAATCTGGACCGCTACATCGGCCGCGCCTTCATCGGCGACGGCCTGGCCACCATGCTCTCGGGCAGCGTGGGTGGGACTGGCGTGACCACCTATGCGGAGAACATCGGCGTGATGGCCGTCACCCGGATCTATTCCACGCTGGTGTTCGTGGTGGCGGCGGTCATTGCCATCCTGCTGGGTTTCTCGCCCAAGTTCGGCGCGGTGATCCTGACCATTCCTGGTGCGGTGCTGGGCGGCGTGTCGATCGTGGTGTTCGGGCTCATCACGGTCTCCGGTGCGCGCATCTGGGTCGAGAACAAGGTCGATTTTTCCAACAATACCAACCTGATCGTGGCGGCTGTCACGCTGGTGCTGGGGGCCGGCGACTTCACCCTGAAGATGGGCGGCTTCGCACTGGGTGGCATCGGGACCGCGACTTTCGGTGCCATCATCCTGCACGCCTTGCTCAAGCGCTGA
- a CDS encoding nucleoside 2-deoxyribosyltransferase, with amino-acid sequence MTQQPRIYLAGPDVFQRDYAQYKLRIKQWCTELGLVALCPGDDEVTGESKADIARRIYEINVALIESADYVVANVRNFRGHEPDSGTVFEIGYAVGRGKKVWCYNTPTQDLLHQLPQGEPGYCLDGMLIEDFGLPRNLMLAHAAQLVQGDLRSCLQQVARWHGGQR; translated from the coding sequence ATGACCCAGCAGCCCCGCATCTATCTGGCCGGCCCCGATGTGTTCCAGCGCGACTATGCCCAGTACAAGCTGCGCATCAAGCAGTGGTGCACCGAACTGGGGCTGGTGGCGCTGTGCCCGGGAGATGATGAAGTCACGGGCGAGAGCAAGGCCGACATCGCCCGTCGCATCTATGAGATCAACGTGGCCTTGATCGAATCGGCCGATTACGTGGTGGCCAATGTCCGCAATTTTCGGGGACATGAGCCTGATTCCGGCACCGTCTTCGAAATCGGCTACGCGGTGGGGCGCGGCAAGAAGGTGTGGTGCTACAACACCCCCACCCAGGACTTGCTGCATCAGTTGCCCCAGGGCGAGCCCGGTTATTGCCTGGACGGGATGCTCATCGAAGACTTCGGCCTGCCACGCAACCTGATGCTGGCCCATGCCGCCCAACTGGTGCAGGGCGACCTGCGCAGTTGCCTGCAACAGGTGGCGCGCTGGCATGGCGGTCAGCGCTGA
- a CDS encoding MAPEG family protein translates to MTLADWCILIAGLMPVLTIAVAKYGRRDFDNAEPRAWLDQQTGLRRRADYAHRNHFEAFPFFAAAVLVAQQVGAPQAQIDIAALVFIAARILYTVLYLTDKPSARSAVWIVGYLSVIALFVIAARA, encoded by the coding sequence ATGACCCTGGCTGACTGGTGCATCCTGATCGCCGGCTTGATGCCGGTGCTGACCATTGCGGTAGCCAAGTATGGCCGCCGCGATTTCGACAATGCCGAACCGCGCGCCTGGCTGGACCAGCAGACCGGCCTGCGCCGCCGCGCCGACTACGCACACCGCAACCACTTCGAAGCCTTCCCCTTCTTTGCCGCGGCCGTGCTGGTGGCGCAGCAGGTCGGTGCGCCGCAAGCTCAGATCGACATCGCCGCACTGGTCTTCATTGCGGCACGCATTCTCTACACCGTGCTGTACCTGACGGACAAGCCTTCAGCCCGCTCGGCGGTCTGGATCGTTGGCTATCTGAGCGTGATCGCGCTGTTCGTCATTGCGGCACGCGCCTGA